One window of the Salminus brasiliensis chromosome 1, fSalBra1.hap2, whole genome shotgun sequence genome contains the following:
- the ackr4b gene encoding atypical chemokine receptor 4b — MDTHQDYDFEDHDHDNHSSNHSYYYDENYGDYHTVCDKHEVRSFGGIFLPVVYALALVVGLAGNSMVVFVYLSRKRLRTLTDVFILNLAFADLLLLFTLPFWAADAVNGWELGVAACKITSALYTTNFSCSMLLLACISVDRYRALANGSTSAHGPSGNPRRKRVILCLLVWVAACIFGLPDMLLVTVKPHFGGRKACRAVYPPSMVRAAKATLEFLEVSLSFLLPFVVMIFCYWNVGKALSQAATSGVRGGRRWRAFRVLIAVVGVFLLTQLPYNVVKLIRAMDVIYAIVTECEVSKGLDRATQVTESLALTHCCLNPVLYIFIGSSFKEHVLKIAKRCGQTGRRYRQGTEQPTVEISLKPRTQIEAHSESEEEDTSTFTI; from the coding sequence ATGGACACCCATCAAGATTACGACTTTGAGGACCATGATCATGACAATCACAGCTCCAACCACAGCTACTACTATGATGAAAACTATGGAGACTACCACACTGTGTGCGACAAACATGAAGTTCGTTCCTTTGGTGGCATCTTCCTTCCTGTGGTATATGCTCTAGCCCTTGTGGTGGGCCTGGCTGGAAACTCAATGGTGGTCTTCGTCTACCTGTCCCGAAAGCGCTTACGAACCCTGACAGACGTCTTCATCCTCAACCTGGCCTTCGCAGACCTCCTTCTTCTCTTCACCCTGCCTTTTTGGGCGGCGGACGCAGTCAACGGTTGGGAGCTTGGTGTGGCTGCCTGCAAGATAACCTCGGCCCTCTACACCACTAACTTCAGCTGCAGCATGCTGCTGTTAGCCTGCATTAGCGTAGACCGCTACCGGGCACTAGCTAATGGTTCCACAAGTGCACATGGTCCATCTGGTAACCCACGCAGAAAAAGGGTGATACTGTGCCTCTTGGTCTGGGTGGCAGCCTGCATCTTTGGTTTACCAGACATGTTGCTGGTCACAGTCAAGCCTCACTTTGGTGGGCGTAAGGCCTGCAGGGCAGTGTACCCTCCAAGCATGGTGCGAGCAGCTAAAGCCACCCTGGAGTTTCTGGAGGTGTCTCTAAGCTTCCTGCTGCCATTCGTAGTGATGATATTCTGCTACTGGAACGTTGGTAAGGCTCTGAGCCAAGCGGCAACTTCTGGGGTGAGAGGGGGGAGGCGGTGGAGGGCTTTCCGGGTGCTGATTGCTGTAGTCGGAGTGTTTCTTCTGACACAGCTCCCCTATAATGTGGTGAAGCTCATACGGGCAATGGATGTCATCTATGCTATTGTGACAGAATGTGAGGTAAGCAAAGGACTTGACCGGGCCACTCAAGTGACGGAGAGCCTTGCCCTCACACATTGCTGCCTAAACCCTGTGCTATACATCTTCATTGGATCGTCCTTTAAAGAGCATGTGTTGAAGATCGCCAAGCGTTGTGGACAGACTGGGAGACGCTACAGACAGGGTACCGAACAGCCCACGGTGGAAATCTCGCTCAAACCACGTACGCAAATTGAAGCACACTCTGAGTCAGAGGAGGAAGACACCAGTACCTTCACAATCTAA